The proteins below come from a single Edaphobacter acidisoli genomic window:
- a CDS encoding efflux transporter outer membrane subunit codes for MSRTPVAVSSMAALLLTGCMVGPKYVKPTAPLAPAYKEADTASLQNSDWQKALPADAAAKGEWWALFNDPELNRLEALVAQQNQSLKIAEARFREARAQIPYNRSLLLPTVGASPFAGGLRDSANKPYFNSSSANNGTGDIQLPLDLNYEIDLWGQIRHGVNAAREEAQASAADMQTALLSLQAELAVDYFEARSADAQEKLLNDTVHDYEEAYRITNNRFTGGVSPQSDVDQARTQLEAARVEARDITLQRAQYEHAIAVLTGQPPANFTLPAQPLQAQPPAIPAGLPSELLERRPDIAAAERRVAEANDRIGIAQAAYYPVLSLSGVGGFEGTSFANVLNASSYMWAIGPMLSETIFDAGRRRAAKEGAEASYDESVANYRQTTLTALQQVEDNLAELRILQQEAAHQHEATQAAQSAQQIFNNRYVGGIGTYLEVVTAQTAALTNERNDIDIVRRQMDASVLLVKALGGGWDTSKLPKL; via the coding sequence ATGAGCCGCACGCCTGTCGCTGTTTCCAGCATGGCTGCACTACTGCTCACAGGATGCATGGTGGGGCCAAAGTATGTGAAGCCGACCGCGCCTCTTGCGCCCGCCTACAAAGAGGCCGACACCGCTTCGCTACAAAACTCTGACTGGCAAAAGGCGTTGCCTGCCGATGCGGCGGCAAAGGGTGAGTGGTGGGCGCTCTTCAACGACCCGGAACTGAACAGGCTGGAGGCTTTAGTCGCTCAACAGAACCAGAGCCTGAAGATCGCTGAGGCACGGTTCCGCGAGGCTCGCGCGCAGATTCCATACAACCGTTCGCTGTTGTTGCCGACGGTGGGGGCATCTCCGTTTGCAGGAGGTTTGCGCGATTCGGCAAACAAGCCATACTTCAACTCGTCGAGTGCCAACAACGGCACCGGCGATATTCAGCTTCCGCTCGACCTGAACTACGAGATCGACCTGTGGGGACAGATTCGACACGGAGTGAACGCGGCACGAGAAGAGGCACAGGCCAGCGCGGCAGACATGCAGACGGCGCTGCTGAGTCTGCAAGCGGAGCTGGCAGTCGACTACTTCGAAGCACGCAGTGCCGACGCGCAGGAAAAGCTGCTGAACGATACCGTGCACGACTACGAAGAAGCCTATCGAATCACCAACAACCGCTTTACAGGCGGTGTCTCTCCACAGTCGGACGTCGACCAGGCGCGAACGCAGCTCGAAGCGGCACGCGTCGAAGCACGCGATATCACGCTGCAGCGTGCTCAGTATGAACACGCAATCGCTGTGCTGACGGGCCAGCCTCCGGCAAACTTCACTCTGCCTGCTCAGCCGCTTCAGGCGCAACCGCCGGCAATTCCCGCAGGGCTACCTTCGGAGCTTCTTGAGCGGCGCCCCGACATCGCTGCGGCAGAGCGGCGCGTGGCTGAGGCAAACGATCGTATCGGCATCGCACAAGCTGCCTACTACCCTGTGCTCTCGCTGAGCGGCGTTGGAGGATTTGAAGGAACGAGCTTCGCCAACGTTCTCAACGCCTCCAGCTACATGTGGGCGATTGGACCGATGCTCTCGGAGACAATCTTCGATGCGGGAAGGCGCCGCGCTGCCAAAGAGGGAGCCGAAGCAAGCTACGACGAATCAGTTGCCAACTACCGGCAAACGACGCTGACCGCGCTGCAGCAGGTTGAGGACAATCTCGCCGAGTTGCGCATTCTGCAGCAGGAGGCGGCGCATCAGCATGAAGCAACACAAGCAGCGCAATCGGCCCAGCAGATATTCAACAATCGCTATGTCGGCGGAATCGGCACCTATCTTGAAGTAGTGACGGCACAGACAGCCGCGCTGACAAATGAGCGCAACGATATCGACATTGTCCGGCGGCAGATGGATGCGAGCGTCCTGCTAGTCAAGGCGCTCGGCGGCGGATGGGATACGAGCAAACTTCCTAAGCTCTAA
- a CDS encoding YceI family protein has protein sequence MNRRIFSAALSVLLLTGTAAFAQSTTWTIDTNHAESSFSIKHMGVSTVRGAISGVKGTVVWNSNDLSKSSVNATLDATTVNTNNDYRDKDLKSANFFNVEKYPTITFKSTSIKRANGKLQVTGDLTLAGVTKSVTLDVDGPTAPQKGMGGKTVIGLSATGTIKRSDFNFAPKYAAAMLGDEVQITIDVEADQ, from the coding sequence ATGAATCGCAGAATCTTCTCAGCAGCACTTTCGGTGCTGCTTTTGACGGGAACGGCCGCCTTCGCGCAGAGCACGACCTGGACGATCGACACCAACCACGCAGAGAGCAGCTTCAGCATCAAGCACATGGGCGTGAGCACGGTGCGCGGTGCGATCAGCGGAGTGAAGGGCACGGTTGTGTGGAACAGCAACGATCTGAGCAAGTCGAGTGTGAATGCGACGCTCGATGCCACGACCGTAAACACCAACAACGACTATCGTGACAAGGACCTGAAGTCGGCGAACTTCTTCAATGTGGAGAAGTACCCGACGATCACATTCAAATCCACCTCGATAAAGCGCGCGAACGGTAAGCTCCAGGTGACAGGCGACCTGACACTAGCCGGCGTAACGAAGAGTGTGACACTGGATGTAGACGGCCCGACGGCTCCGCAGAAGGGCATGGGCGGCAAGACAGTGATTGGGCTTTCGGCTACAGGAACCATCAAACGCAGCGACTTCAACTTTGCGCCGAAGTACGCTGCGGCCATGCTCGGCGACGAGGTACAGATCACGATTGATGTTGAAGCCGACCAGTAA
- a CDS encoding type II toxin-antitoxin system RelE/ParE family toxin encodes MPEYRLSKLARLDLIEIADYTVDTWGQKQATSYLDGLFACFGRIAQSPEMGRTCNRIRPGYRRVEHEKHVVIYRAEASGIFISRVLHQRMLPRHQIFEDV; translated from the coding sequence TTGCCTGAATACCGGCTCTCCAAACTGGCCCGGCTCGATCTGATAGAGATTGCCGACTATACGGTGGACACCTGGGGCCAAAAGCAAGCTACCTCCTACCTTGACGGACTCTTTGCCTGCTTCGGCCGCATTGCTCAATCGCCGGAGATGGGCAGGACGTGCAACAGGATTCGGCCAGGTTATCGTCGCGTGGAACATGAGAAGCACGTTGTCATCTATCGCGCCGAAGCCTCCGGCATCTTTATCAGCCGGGTTCTCCATCAGCGCATGCTTCCACGCCATCAGATCTTTGAAGATGTCTAA
- a CDS encoding efflux RND transporter permease subunit, producing the protein MWIVKLALTRPYTFIVLAILILIAAPVVILNTPTDIFPDINIPVISVAWQYNGLNPEELEGRLTTPYEKALTALVDNIEHIESTTVSGIVVVKIYLQPGASVDTANAQVSSVSQFMLKSLPPGIEPPEIINFSASSVPILQLGLSGKGLSEQQLNDYGLNFIRPQLVTVAGAVVPNVYGGKQRSVILNLDPKRLQAKGLSPLDVLNAMAVQNIVEPSGTVKIGMNEYDVRVNSTPATIEGISNLPIKQVNGATIYIHDVATVSDGSIPQTNVVRQDGHRGVLISILKSGNASTLRVVNGVKAVLPRVRTMVPPNLVIKEIGDQSIFVRASIEGVVREAVIAAVLTGLMILLFLGSWRSTLIIAVSIPLSILSSLIVLGLLGQTINIMTLGGLALAVGILVDDATVTIENIERYLEEGRDLHGAILEGAAQIAVPALVSTLCICIVFLPMFFLSGVSRYLFVPLAEAVVFAMLASYVLSRTLVPTMAMYLLKVHDTRVAPSRNIFARFQRSFERGFERIRSWYLGVLERLVKARKVFIPVFLALCAVTFLLAPYLGQNFFPSSDNGSFILHLRAKSGTRIEETARLCDLVEQSIRKTVPEREMDNILDNIGLPYSPMNFQHSTSGLIGAGDADILVSLKPEHHPTEGYVEDLRKTLSREFPGVTFYFLPSDIVTQVLNFGLPSPIDVQFEGSDIAANRIVANKVLADMQQVPGLVDLRIQQPDDYPVLKINVDRTKAAQGGYTFRDIGGSLLDTLSGSAQTAPMFFLNQKNGVNYSMLAEAPQYDIQSMSDLENIPIASPTAKQPEILADVASISRSTEMPVISHYNLRRVLDIYGNVEGRDLGAVSKQIDKIVAAHNKELPRGTFMRIRGQAATMQHSYIGLLAGLGFAIVLVYLLIVVNFQSWLDPFIIITALPAALAGIVLFLFATHTTLSVPALMGAIMCMGVATANSILVVSFAKERLLHHGDSALAAIEAGSTRFRPVLMTALAMIIGMIPMALGAGEGGEQNAPLGRAVIGGLLCATVATLTFVPAVFSFLHRHTKLVREELAYEEQDENMAGI; encoded by the coding sequence ATGTGGATCGTTAAACTCGCCCTGACCCGGCCGTACACGTTTATTGTTCTGGCGATCCTGATTCTGATTGCGGCGCCCGTGGTCATTCTGAACACGCCGACAGACATCTTCCCCGACATCAATATTCCGGTGATCTCGGTAGCGTGGCAGTATAACGGGCTGAACCCGGAGGAGCTGGAAGGCCGCCTGACCACGCCGTATGAGAAGGCGCTGACAGCGCTGGTCGACAACATCGAACACATCGAGTCGACCACGGTATCGGGCATCGTGGTGGTGAAGATTTATCTGCAGCCGGGCGCGAGCGTCGACACGGCGAACGCGCAGGTTTCCAGCGTTTCGCAGTTTATGCTGAAGAGCCTGCCGCCGGGCATTGAGCCTCCGGAGATCATCAACTTCAGCGCGTCGAGCGTGCCGATTCTGCAATTAGGGCTTTCGGGCAAGGGGCTCTCCGAGCAACAGCTCAACGATTACGGTCTTAACTTTATTCGGCCACAACTGGTGACTGTGGCCGGGGCAGTCGTGCCGAATGTCTATGGTGGCAAGCAGCGTTCCGTCATACTGAACCTTGATCCGAAGCGGCTGCAGGCGAAGGGGCTTTCACCGCTGGACGTGTTGAACGCGATGGCTGTGCAGAACATCGTGGAGCCATCCGGCACGGTGAAGATCGGCATGAATGAGTACGACGTGCGGGTGAACTCGACTCCAGCAACCATCGAGGGCATCAGCAATCTGCCGATCAAGCAGGTAAACGGCGCCACCATCTATATTCATGACGTTGCAACGGTAAGCGATGGGTCAATTCCGCAGACAAACGTGGTGCGGCAGGATGGGCACCGTGGCGTGCTCATCAGCATCCTGAAATCAGGCAACGCCTCGACGCTGCGCGTGGTCAATGGCGTGAAGGCGGTGCTACCGCGAGTCAGGACCATGGTGCCGCCGAACCTGGTGATCAAGGAGATTGGCGATCAGTCAATCTTCGTGCGGGCGTCAATTGAGGGCGTAGTGCGCGAGGCGGTGATTGCCGCGGTGTTGACCGGCCTGATGATCCTGCTGTTTCTGGGAAGCTGGCGCAGCACGCTCATCATTGCAGTCTCGATTCCGCTGTCAATCTTGTCGTCGCTGATTGTGCTGGGCCTGCTTGGCCAGACGATCAACATCATGACTCTGGGTGGTCTGGCGCTTGCGGTCGGCATCCTGGTGGATGACGCGACGGTGACGATTGAAAACATCGAGCGCTACCTGGAAGAAGGCCGCGACCTGCACGGCGCGATTCTTGAAGGCGCAGCTCAGATCGCCGTACCGGCACTGGTTTCAACGCTGTGCATCTGCATTGTGTTTCTGCCGATGTTCTTCCTGAGCGGCGTCTCGCGATATCTATTTGTGCCGCTGGCGGAAGCGGTGGTCTTCGCCATGCTGGCCTCGTACGTTCTGTCGCGCACGCTGGTGCCGACGATGGCGATGTATCTGCTGAAGGTACATGACACACGGGTTGCGCCTTCGCGGAACATCTTCGCGCGCTTTCAACGTTCGTTCGAGCGCGGATTTGAGCGCATACGTAGCTGGTATCTTGGTGTGCTGGAACGTCTGGTGAAGGCGCGCAAAGTCTTCATCCCGGTGTTTCTTGCTCTGTGCGCCGTGACGTTTCTGCTGGCGCCGTATCTTGGGCAGAACTTCTTTCCGAGCTCCGACAATGGGTCGTTCATCCTGCATCTGCGTGCGAAGAGTGGCACCAGGATCGAAGAGACAGCGCGGCTGTGCGACCTGGTGGAGCAAAGCATTCGCAAGACAGTGCCTGAGCGAGAGATGGACAACATCCTCGATAACATTGGGCTGCCGTATAGTCCGATGAACTTTCAGCACTCGACTTCGGGGTTGATCGGAGCGGGCGATGCAGACATTCTGGTCTCGCTGAAGCCGGAGCACCATCCGACGGAAGGGTACGTCGAAGACCTGCGCAAGACGCTATCGAGAGAGTTTCCCGGCGTAACCTTCTACTTTTTGCCGTCGGACATTGTGACGCAGGTCCTGAACTTTGGTCTGCCATCGCCGATCGACGTGCAGTTTGAAGGCTCGGATATTGCAGCGAACCGCATAGTTGCCAACAAGGTGCTCGCAGACATGCAGCAGGTTCCTGGGCTGGTCGACCTGCGCATTCAACAGCCGGACGATTATCCGGTGCTGAAGATCAATGTGGATCGCACGAAGGCTGCTCAGGGCGGCTACACCTTCCGGGATATCGGCGGGAGCCTGTTGGACACTCTGAGCGGAAGCGCCCAGACAGCTCCGATGTTCTTCCTGAACCAGAAGAATGGTGTGAACTACAGCATGTTGGCGGAGGCTCCGCAGTATGACATCCAGTCGATGAGCGATCTCGAGAATATCCCGATCGCGTCGCCGACCGCGAAGCAGCCGGAGATTCTGGCTGACGTGGCAAGCATCTCTCGCAGCACCGAGATGCCTGTGATCTCGCACTACAATCTCCGCCGCGTGCTCGATATCTATGGCAACGTTGAGGGCCGTGATCTGGGCGCGGTGAGCAAACAGATCGATAAGATCGTCGCAGCACACAACAAAGAGCTGCCGCGTGGCACCTTCATGCGGATACGCGGACAGGCCGCCACGATGCAGCACTCCTACATTGGACTGCTTGCCGGGCTTGGCTTTGCGATCGTGCTGGTGTACCTGCTGATCGTGGTGAACTTCCAGTCGTGGCTCGATCCGTTCATCATCATCACGGCTCTGCCTGCAGCGCTGGCCGGAATTGTCCTCTTCCTCTTCGCTACGCACACCACGCTCAGCGTTCCCGCACTGATGGGCGCGATTATGTGCATGGGCGTGGCGACAGCGAACAGCATCCTGGTGGTGTCCTTCGCCAAGGAGCGGTTGTTACACCATGGTGATTCGGCGCTTGCGGCGATTGAAGCGGGCTCGACGCGCTTCCGGCCAGTGCTTATGACTGCGCTTGCGATGATCATCGGCATGATTCCAATGGCTCTGGGAGCAGGCGAGGGCGGCGAACAAAATGCCCCGCTGGGCCGCGCCGTTATCGGCGGACTACTGTGCGCCACGGTAGCGACGCTGACGTTTGTACCGGCAGTCTTCAGCTTCCTGCACCGGCACACAAAGCTCGTGCGGGAAGAGTTGGCATATGAAGAGCAAGACGAGAACATGGCGGGAATTTGA
- a CDS encoding efflux RND transporter periplasmic adaptor subunit has protein sequence MSTEIEEGQNATMTEPSGVHRTAPPHVPGPDEGGLSKGAWVGIVVVALILLFVVVKGIHSRNVAEENLTKETKEAAIPSVNIVYPKVSTLSSDLALPGSTQAYTDTPIYSRTNGYLKQWFFDIGAHVRKGQLMAIIETPEIDQQLQVAQADLKSAEANLALANTTSARYQNLLKTNSVSKQETDQAVSDAAAKQAAVDASMANVRRLEKLQSFEKVYAPFDGIVTARNTDIGALIAAGENTTPKELFHLAAIGQLRVYVAVPEAYAPAIKDGAKATLTLDEYPGQKFTGTVARNSSAIDPSSRTLNVEVDVDNPNSKLLPGAYVFVHFKLPVGSSTLMLPADTLLFRSEGLRVGVVRDGRAHLVPVTISKDAGATVEISSGLTPEDAVILDPSDSLTEGQQVIVANHPAPAGSTSAQNAGGE, from the coding sequence ATGAGCACCGAGATTGAAGAAGGACAGAACGCGACGATGACAGAGCCTTCCGGCGTGCACCGCACCGCGCCGCCGCACGTACCGGGCCCGGATGAAGGCGGCCTGTCAAAGGGCGCATGGGTAGGCATCGTCGTCGTTGCGCTCATCCTGCTCTTTGTCGTGGTCAAGGGCATTCACTCACGCAATGTCGCCGAAGAGAACCTGACAAAAGAGACGAAGGAAGCTGCCATTCCGTCAGTGAACATCGTCTATCCAAAGGTCTCAACGCTCTCATCGGATCTCGCACTGCCTGGCAGCACGCAGGCATATACAGATACGCCGATCTACTCGCGCACGAATGGCTATCTGAAGCAGTGGTTCTTCGATATCGGCGCGCACGTACGCAAGGGACAGTTAATGGCGATCATCGAGACGCCGGAGATTGACCAGCAGTTGCAGGTCGCGCAGGCTGACCTGAAGAGCGCCGAAGCCAATCTGGCGCTGGCGAATACGACCTCTGCCCGTTATCAGAATTTGTTGAAGACCAACTCCGTCTCGAAGCAGGAGACCGACCAGGCCGTCAGTGACGCTGCTGCAAAGCAGGCAGCAGTGGACGCTTCCATGGCGAACGTGCGCAGGCTTGAAAAGCTGCAATCGTTCGAAAAGGTCTACGCTCCGTTCGACGGCATTGTGACGGCGCGTAATACCGACATTGGCGCGCTGATCGCGGCGGGCGAGAACACCACGCCGAAGGAGTTGTTCCATTTGGCAGCCATCGGCCAGCTGCGTGTCTACGTTGCGGTGCCGGAGGCTTACGCGCCTGCCATTAAAGATGGTGCGAAGGCGACGCTGACGCTCGACGAATATCCGGGGCAGAAGTTCACCGGCACAGTCGCGCGCAACTCCAGCGCCATCGATCCATCCTCGCGCACGCTGAATGTGGAGGTTGATGTCGACAACCCAAACAGCAAGCTGCTACCTGGCGCATACGTCTTCGTTCACTTCAAGCTGCCTGTAGGCTCCTCAACGCTCATGCTGCCGGCAGATACGTTGCTGTTCCGTTCCGAGGGCCTGCGCGTAGGAGTCGTACGCGACGGACGCGCGCATCTGGTTCCAGTAACGATCAGCAAGGACGCGGGCGCAACGGTCGAAATCTCCTCCGGGCTGACGCCTGAAGATGCCGTCATCCTCGATCCATCCGACTCGCTGACGGAGGGCCAGCAGGTGATCGTTGCAAACCATCCCGCGCCTGCCGGTTCAACCTCGGCGCAGAATGCGGGTGGCGAATGA
- a CDS encoding pirin family protein, with translation MLTIRKSNERGHADHGWLDSYHSFSFANYYDAEHMGYRSLRVINEDWIEKGRGFGAHPHRDMEILTYVLSGQLAHKDSMGHTETLGANEIQKMSAGTGVVHSEFNPSETEPVHLLQIWIIPETRGLTPAYEQYKFEPEEKLNRFKVLASPNPPAGAATMHQDAKISVAELTPGKSLTYPLGSARHAWLQVVRGEVTANGKQLNAGDAVALDDEQELTVAATGAENSEVLLFDLA, from the coding sequence ATGTTGACGATTCGCAAGAGCAATGAAAGGGGCCATGCCGACCATGGCTGGCTGGACTCGTACCACTCGTTTTCGTTTGCGAACTACTACGATGCCGAGCACATGGGGTATCGGTCGCTGCGTGTGATTAATGAGGACTGGATCGAGAAGGGACGCGGTTTTGGGGCTCATCCGCATCGCGATATGGAGATCCTGACTTATGTCCTGAGCGGCCAGCTTGCACACAAGGACAGCATGGGGCACACGGAGACTCTTGGTGCGAACGAGATCCAGAAGATGTCGGCTGGAACCGGAGTGGTGCACAGCGAGTTCAACCCGTCGGAGACGGAGCCGGTTCATCTGCTGCAGATCTGGATCATCCCGGAGACGCGCGGCCTCACTCCGGCGTACGAACAGTACAAGTTCGAGCCGGAAGAGAAGCTGAACCGCTTCAAGGTGCTGGCCTCGCCGAATCCGCCGGCCGGTGCAGCAACGATGCATCAGGACGCGAAGATCTCGGTTGCGGAACTGACACCGGGCAAGAGCCTGACGTATCCGCTGGGCAGTGCGCGCCACGCCTGGCTGCAGGTGGTTCGCGGCGAAGTAACGGCCAATGGCAAGCAGCTGAACGCCGGCGACGCCGTGGCTCTGGACGACGAGCAGGAGTTGACCGTAGCCGCAACAGGCGCGGAGAACAGCGAAGTGCTTCTGTTTGATCTGGCGTGA
- a CDS encoding MarR family winged helix-turn-helix transcriptional regulator: protein MKSNAQRISADRLWLVMMKAHRSIAAYVETRMSGLGIGMSDFMVLEVLLHKGPLTISAIGEKVLLTSASMTSAIDRLEERELVVRKTCDSDRRVRYVELTAAGRKFISGIYARHERDLDFLVEGLSDAERRAIYEGMKKLGFRAKEATGKS from the coding sequence ATGAAGAGCAATGCACAACGTATCTCAGCCGACCGGCTGTGGCTGGTCATGATGAAGGCGCACCGCTCGATTGCGGCTTACGTCGAGACGCGCATGAGCGGGTTAGGGATCGGGATGAGTGACTTCATGGTGCTGGAGGTGCTGCTGCACAAGGGACCGCTGACCATCTCGGCGATTGGTGAGAAGGTGCTGTTGACCAGTGCTTCGATGACCTCGGCGATCGACCGGCTGGAGGAACGTGAGCTGGTCGTGCGGAAGACCTGCGACAGCGACCGGCGGGTGCGGTATGTGGAACTGACTGCTGCTGGACGGAAGTTCATTAGCGGGATTTATGCCAGGCATGAGCGTGACCTGGATTTTCTTGTGGAGGGCCTTTCGGATGCAGAACGAAGGGCGATTTATGAAGGGATGAAGAAGCTCGGTTTTCGTGCGAAGGAGGCCACTGGCAAAAGTTGA
- a CDS encoding type II toxin-antitoxin system ParD family antitoxin, with product MPTRNINLTPEMDGFVDAKIRSGQYANASEVLRAGLRALEEDEREDQAKLEAIRAAVQAGEASGVAEGDVLSEIRERIRRRALATGRSVA from the coding sequence ATGCCCACCCGCAATATCAATCTCACTCCAGAGATGGACGGCTTCGTCGATGCCAAGATCCGAAGCGGCCAATACGCCAACGCCAGCGAAGTGCTCCGCGCTGGCCTGAGGGCGCTGGAGGAGGACGAACGGGAGGACCAGGCAAAGCTGGAGGCCATCCGTGCCGCCGTCCAGGCCGGTGAGGCGAGCGGGGTCGCCGAAGGGGACGTTCTGAGCGAAATTCGCGAGCGCATCCGAAGACGGGCCTTGGCGACAGGAAGGTCTGTTGCCTGA
- a CDS encoding OPT family oligopeptide transporter produces the protein MASVGFKPFVPATVTRPELTVRALILGSIFGVLFGAVTVYVGLRAGLTVAASIPISVLSISILRAFGRSSILENNIVQSTGNAGQSIASGVIFTLPALIFLGFDLESTRIFALALFGGWLGVLFMIPLRRQLIVEEADNLVYPEGTACADVLMAGERGGSFASRVFLGLGLGGLYTLFQNDNLFALWPSQPNYEPNYGDQHLLKGSAIRADCTSEYLGVGYIIGLRVSAIMLAGGVFSWLVLMPAIYFFGSHLTTPLYPGTVPIKDMSPSDLWGTYVRPMGAGAVAAAGLITLLRTAPTIFGALTQGLRNIGAKNAAAKERPSRIEHDLPPSVVMGGSVVLVLLMFLFLEFKPVPGAQVSAMANFAAALLVVVFGFLFVTVSSRIVGIVGSSASPVSGMTIATLMATAAIFLVKGWTAPAFGALAITIGGVVCIAASNAGDTSQDLKTGYLIGATPWKQQLAIMVGVVVSIFSVGATLNAMNKGLEEFLRMPAPITLSLDHLPDGVESKGHFKRDHFALSSRDESGGINGEVSDAGKYIVLNAIGSATLADGKYLYNPATGKIEIQWNQGIGSEKAAAPQGRLMATVINGILSRKLPWALVLLGVALVITVEMLGIRSLTLAVGAYLSIATTLAIFIGGLVRWLVDWAVKRDNPEAEGESEISPGNLYASGLIAAGGIVGLIGVCIKLYEAATEKAFPRFSDHNPLHHDWVSVVMFALLAYSLFYFARKPLNKEE, from the coding sequence ATGGCATCTGTAGGCTTTAAACCCTTTGTTCCGGCGACCGTAACGCGGCCGGAGCTGACTGTACGCGCGCTGATTCTGGGCTCGATCTTTGGCGTGCTCTTTGGCGCAGTGACCGTGTATGTCGGGCTGCGCGCTGGGCTGACGGTTGCTGCTTCGATCCCGATCTCGGTGCTCTCGATCTCGATCCTGCGGGCGTTTGGGCGGTCAAGCATTCTTGAGAACAATATTGTGCAGAGCACAGGAAATGCGGGGCAGTCGATTGCCTCGGGCGTGATCTTCACGCTGCCTGCTCTGATCTTTCTCGGCTTCGATCTGGAGTCAACGCGCATCTTTGCGCTGGCGCTGTTTGGCGGATGGCTCGGCGTGCTGTTCATGATTCCCCTGCGAAGGCAGTTGATTGTGGAGGAGGCGGACAACCTGGTGTATCCGGAGGGCACGGCTTGCGCCGATGTGCTGATGGCGGGCGAGCGCGGCGGGTCGTTTGCTTCGCGTGTATTTTTGGGGCTGGGGCTGGGCGGGCTTTATACGCTGTTTCAGAACGACAATCTGTTTGCGCTTTGGCCTAGTCAGCCGAACTACGAGCCGAACTACGGCGACCAGCATCTGCTGAAGGGCTCGGCTATTCGTGCGGATTGCACGTCGGAGTATCTCGGCGTGGGGTACATTATCGGGCTGCGGGTGTCGGCGATTATGCTCGCCGGGGGCGTGTTTTCGTGGCTGGTGCTGATGCCGGCGATCTACTTCTTTGGCTCGCACCTGACGACGCCGCTGTATCCGGGGACGGTACCGATTAAGGACATGTCTCCGTCGGACCTTTGGGGAACGTATGTGCGGCCCATGGGTGCGGGCGCCGTCGCGGCTGCCGGACTGATTACGCTGCTCAGAACTGCGCCGACGATCTTTGGCGCGCTGACGCAGGGATTGCGGAACATCGGCGCGAAGAATGCCGCGGCGAAGGAGCGGCCTTCGCGGATTGAGCATGATCTGCCGCCTTCGGTTGTGATGGGCGGGTCGGTGGTGCTGGTGCTGCTGATGTTTTTGTTTCTGGAGTTCAAGCCGGTACCGGGAGCGCAGGTGAGCGCGATGGCGAACTTCGCGGCGGCGCTGCTGGTGGTGGTGTTTGGGTTTTTGTTTGTCACGGTGAGCTCGCGGATTGTGGGGATTGTCGGCAGTTCGGCTTCGCCGGTCTCGGGGATGACGATTGCCACATTGATGGCTACGGCGGCGATCTTTCTGGTCAAGGGCTGGACCGCTCCGGCGTTTGGTGCGCTGGCGATTACGATTGGCGGAGTCGTTTGCATTGCGGCTTCGAATGCTGGCGATACTTCGCAGGATTTGAAGACTGGCTACCTGATCGGTGCGACTCCGTGGAAGCAGCAGCTCGCGATTATGGTGGGGGTGGTCGTCTCGATCTTTTCTGTCGGCGCGACGCTGAACGCGATGAATAAAGGGCTGGAGGAGTTTTTGCGCATGCCCGCCCCAATCACGCTGTCGCTGGACCACCTGCCGGACGGCGTCGAGAGCAAGGGCCACTTCAAGCGCGATCACTTTGCCCTTTCGTCACGGGATGAGAGCGGCGGGATCAACGGCGAGGTGTCGGATGCCGGAAAGTATATTGTGTTGAATGCGATCGGGTCGGCGACGCTGGCCGACGGCAAGTATCTCTACAATCCCGCGACAGGGAAGATTGAGATTCAGTGGAACCAGGGCATTGGGAGCGAGAAGGCGGCGGCCCCGCAGGGACGGCTGATGGCCACCGTCATCAACGGCATCCTGAGCCGGAAGTTGCCGTGGGCGCTGGTGCTGCTCGGTGTGGCGCTGGTGATTACGGTGGAGATGCTGGGCATCCGGTCGCTGACGCTGGCGGTGGGGGCTTATCTCAGCATTGCTACGACGCTGGCTATCTTTATTGGCGGCCTGGTGCGGTGGTTGGTGGACTGGGCTGTGAAGCGCGACAACCCGGAAGCGGAGGGTGAATCTGAGATTAGTCCAGGGAACCTGTATGCCTCGGGACTGATTGCGGCCGGTGGAATTGTGGGGCTGATTGGTGTCTGCATCAAGCTGTATGAGGCGGCGACGGAGAAGGCCTTCCCGCGGTTCAGCGATCACAACCCGCTGCACCACGACTGGGTGAGTGTGGTGATGTTTGCGCTGCTGGCTTACTCGCTCTTCTACTTTGCCCGTAAGCCTTTGAATAAGGAAGAGTGA